The following coding sequences are from one Musa acuminata AAA Group cultivar baxijiao chromosome BXJ2-4, Cavendish_Baxijiao_AAA, whole genome shotgun sequence window:
- the LOC103983301 gene encoding uncharacterized protein LOC103983301 — MSKRGGTSRRFGRCMKAPVRALCRARDLYVRSMNSCAGRMEYGPPLGCPHSEDLPRSYGLQSAGDEDLRELIRAASRSLGTLPPPAVPRSQSVAVGRIDEDKPCDFGEVAVGADLLLPRSRSHDPGAKRKARLFV; from the coding sequence ATGAGCAAGCGAGGTGGCACGTCCAGGCGGTTCGGCCGGTGCATGAAGGCGCCGGTCCGAGCGCTATGCCGCGCCCGCGACCTATACGTACGCAGCATGAACAGCTGCGCCGGGCGCATGGAGTACGGGCCGCCGCTCGGGTGCCCGCACTCCGAGGATCTGCCGAGGAGCTACGGCCTGCAGTCTGCCGGCGATGAGGATCTGAGGGAGCTCATACGCGCGGCGTCGCGGAGCCTCGGGACGCTACCACCGCCGGCAGTGCCACGGAGCCAGAGCGTGGCGGTCGGGAGGATCGACGAGGACAAGCCCTGCGACTTTGGGGAGGTGGCGGTGGGGGCGGACTTGTTGTTGCCGAGGAGCCGGAGCCACGATCCCGGTGCCAAGAGGAAGGCAAGGTTGTTCGTTTGA